From Polynucleobacter ibericus:
ATATTGATCTTCCTTATTGAATCGCCAATACCGCATGGGCATTCGCTCGAGAGATTGATAAAGCGCAGCGTAGGTTCACCATGGCGTACATCGCCAAGGTATCGTGCGGACGGATGGGGGCAACGATGTCTAGATCGTCGTCACGCAGCTTCATAAAGCGAGTATTGAGGAAATAGCAGCGCTTACTCCATTCCACCGTGCGATTGGCCATGGCATCAAGCTCATCAAATTGAGGATCCCAGATGATCTCCACGCCTTTAAAGGCAAGGCCTGTGTTTACTCCGGCTCCTACGCCTGCATCGATGTACTTGGTCTCACCAGATCCAGCAATATGAGTCACTGTGACTTGCTTGCGATAGGTATCAATGAACTTACCCCCAGCGATGATGAAGTCCGGGCTACCGCCATGCTTAATACATTGACGCCACCCAGTCTCCATCTCACCCACTAAGTTCCCTGGCGATGTTGATGCAATGTCCTTGACTGCGTAGTTACGCCAGTAGCTTGCTTTGGCTCGATCGATACCACCAACTGTGCCGGCATCCGGTGCCAGGCTGACAAGACTATCTAAGCCAACTACCGCATCAGCGCCATGTGAGCCGTCGCGGTGAAGTTCTAAGTCCAGCTTATTGAGAAAGCCTTCTCTTAAGACTTCTAACTGCTCATCCAAGAGGTTGATGAGTTGTACGCGCTCGTTGTATTCCAGCTGGAAACCTCGCGCCCCACCCTCACGCACTTTGATGCCGTTACTGAATAATCGGTCATAGTCGATATAGAGGCCATCCACCGCTCTACGCCATGGGAATGAGGCTTGCTCAGTCGTATTACGTTTATTGAACTTGACTGTCTCTTCGCCAAAGGCCCAGCTAAAGTTACTACCGTGTTCTTTACGGATGTTCTCGACTACGTTCTGTTTTGCGCCCAATAAGCTCTTACGACCCTCCATCAGTTTTTTAAGGAAAGGTCTCTCTACAGCGATTTGATCGACCGGTAAATTGCGCAAGTACTCATCCAAGGAAACCTTGGCTAACTCTTGCAAGTCTGTATTTGAAATTGGCATATGCCACCCCTATCAATGTATTTATCTATTCGTGAATTGGTTGGCCTCATTCCAATTGATAGAGCGTGAACCTATCCATTACTACGCTGCTAGTCGCGACTCTAGCTTTTACGCGATGGTATGAAGCAGTAGATTGAGTGGTTAGCTCTCACTACATAAATTGATTATTGGGGTGCTTGGTGTGGAGTTTGGATATTTCTGGGGTTTTTATTAGCAATACACACACCCCTGCTTCTATGGTTAAGGCTCCTTTTTGTCACCTTAACCATCGAAATAGTGTCCTTTAGCCCTCGCACATCAAGGTAAGCTTCGCCACCCCTCCGGGGTGACCTTGATTTTATTGATACCTTAGGTATTTTTAATATTCTTTTAACCCATTGTTTTATATGGTTTTTTAACTCTTAATTTATGTTGCATTTGTCCGATATTTGTATATAATTTAAGGACTATGAAAGCACTAGTTAACGCCAAAATCCCTCTCAACGCGCTGATTGCTCGGCGCATTAGCCGTAGCCAAGCCGATAAGGTTTGGACGGCAAAGGATTTTCTCGACTTAGGCAACCGTAGCGCGGTAGACAAAACCCTTCAGCGCCTCACCAATAAAGGTGACTTACGTCGCATCGATCACGGCCTATACGATCGTCCACGGGTTAATCCATTAACCGGCAAAACATCTCAGCCCAACTACCAGAATGTGATCTGGGCTATTGCTAGGCGCGATAGCGCGCGCATGCTCATTGATGGCATGACTGCCGCTAATGACTTAGGGCTAACTAATGCCGTTCCAGGCAAGGTTATCGTGCATACCGACGCACGCATCAAGCCCGTTCAAATTGGAAACCTCACTATTCAATTTAAGTTGGCATCACCTAGTAAGTTAATCTGGGCTAATCGCCCTGCTATGCGTATCGTTCAGGCACTTCACTGGCTCAAAGATGGGATCAAGCAAAAAGATCCTTCCGCTCAAGCTGACATTAAAGCCGCCTTATCTAGAATATTTAATGACCCAAAGGCTGGGGCAAGTATTGCGCGAGACCTCAAGAAGGATCTATCGCACTTACCAGCATGGATGCACCCTTTACTAAAGGGTCTTTCTAGCGATTTACCCCAAATTGCACTCTCTCATTAAACTGAGGGCAAATGAATAGTAATTTCCTTAAAGTACTTCAGGCTAGCGAAAGCGATCGGCGCAATCTCTTTTTAGAGACTGCCGTTCGCTTAGGTACGCCATTACGTAATGTTGAAAAAGACTTTTGGGTCTGCTTTGTCTTGGATTTATTGTTCAACGGCAAATCTGATGGTGAGCCCAGATTACTTTTTAAGGGCGGCACTTCCCTTTCAAAAGCTTATGACTTGATCTCACGCTTTTCTGAAGATATTGATATTACGGTGTATCGGGAAGATATCGGCCATTCAACTGATATAGCAACAATACAAGGCTGGGGCAGAAATAAGCGAAACGAGTACTTGGATACTATTAAGACTGCTTGCTCTGCCTATATTCTTGGCGCTCTGAAAGATCGCCTTACCTTACAAATTCAGAACGAATTAAACGAAGCTGGCATCTCGATGCCTGCTCTTAAGGTTGTCATTGATGTCACCGATAAGGATCAACAGACCTTACTAGTTGAATATCCATCGCTAGAGGCTTCGGGTAAGGATGACTATATTGAATCCAAGGTCAAGATTGAAGCTGGCGCCAAATCAGCGTTAGATCCCAGCAGACTCATCACAATCAATCCCTACGTTGCTCAAGAATTTATCGGCGGCGACTTGAGCGTGCCGAATGTGAATTGTATAGCGCCAGAAAGAACCTTCTGGGATAAGGCGGTCATCGCTCATGGTTTGCGCGCCCGGTTTGAAGCACGGGGAAGCCTAAGGAACGATGGCAATCGCATTTCTCGCCATTACTATGATCTGCATATGCTTTTGAATAATGCAGTTGGTCAAAATGCCATCAAGGATATGAATCTTGGTAAAGAATGCGCCCTTCATGCATCTATCTTCTTTTTTGATAAAGACTCCAAACAAAGTGTTGCTGCAGAAGGTAGTTTTTTAATCTACCCTAGCGATGACATGATTCCTGCGCTCCGCAGAGATTACGAGCAAATGTCCACAATGATTTTTGGTCAAACCCCTACGTTTGATGAAATTCTAAAAACTATTCAATCGGCATCAGCACAACTTCAGGGTAACTAATACCCCGAAGTTGTTAACTTTAGATCCCCATATTACCTAGATGCTGGGCAATTCGATCCATTGGATTACCTGCGCTTGCCAATGGCGCCCCCAATGTTGAGGTTCGCGCCCGAATAGGTTGAGGGCTATGGGTTGCTATAGGCTTGATGCCTCCAAAACTAGGCTCGGGCCTTCCAATCGCCTCATAGATAGATTCAATCATGGTCTGCCACTGCTCTGGTTGATTGCTCTGCACGAAGACTTGCATGTAGAACGGGTCTGACATGTATTTGTTAAAGCAGATCGCCTTATCGGTGTGATCGATTTCATCAGAGCGGGTATTTAAAAACTTGAGCATTTGCAGTTTTGCTTCTGAGACTAATTCGGAAGGCTTTTTCTGACTAGCGGCGATAGTCATCACATTGCCTACGAGTTTGCTTTCTATTTCGTATTTGCGAACTGCATCCTGAAGTGTGGCCACCATAGATTGCAAATCAACAACCTGCTTTTCTAGGTCACGTTTTTCATTAATAACTTTCTGAATACGTTCACATCCTCGCTTTGATTTGATACCGCCAGAAGATTCTGTATTAACACTAGGCTCGGCATCGGGAATCGAATCCGTGGGCCCTGATTTCAATACCCGCTTAATTAGATCTTCACCAGTTTCGATTTGAGCCGCAGTTTGTGAATGCGCATCAACAATGATGGCTGCTGGCGCAGGCAACAATTCACCTAGGTCATGGGCTTGTGGTGCCGCCTTATCTGCTGAAGCGGGCATAAAGGCTGGCACATGCACTTCACCTTTAACAGGTGTAAATATGGGCTCGGGCTCTAGAGCTTCTGACTCCTCTTCTAATACTTCACCCTCATCAATATCCTCAGATAACTTGGCAAGAGATGCATTAGGGGTCTTACTTAAATCATCTAGTAAGTTGGTTGCTTGGCTCCGACCCTGGCTCTTACGTTCCGCCTTTTGTGTTTGTTGTATCTGAGCGCTACGCCCCTTATCTAATTGAGCTTCTGCCTGCCTAGCCTTTGCTTGCGCTATCAATTCAAGCGCGCGCTCTTCTCTTGCCTTATTACGCCTGGCGGCACTCTCGGCGGCATGCTTCTCATAGGCTTCTTTTTCAAGTCGCTCACGCTCTTTCTTGGCCTCTCTATCCTGCACTCTTTGAATTGAGCCACCCTTGCTTAGTACCTCCGACTTAAAACCTTCGACCTCATTTGCTACTTGCGTCATTGCCTGTCTCCTCTTTTAATAAGTTGCTGCTGCAATTCATTTCAGCGTTTGTCTTTTGCCTTCGTTCAGAAAACCAATTCATTCCTAAATTTGGGTCGTCATCGCGTGACCATCCCTCCGTTTGCCTTTCTACATTCGGTATAAATAGATTTGAATCGATACGATCGTCATACCGCAAGAGAGTCTCCTGTAGGAGATTACGGATATGCTCGTAATCCATTCCTCTGGCTTGTAGGTTTTGTATCTGAATTGATAGATTCGTAATCATGGGTAAAACCTTGAGCCAGCTCTCTTTGTCTTCTATTCCGTCTGGTGCGCCGGTAGTACCTGCACGTATTCGTAGATCAACCATGTCAAAGATTCGGTCTTTGGTGAGTTCTGGCCAGTCATAGGTTTTCTCCATGGTCATGACTAGCTCACCATTAATCATGGTGGTCTTAGTACTTGGTGGCCCCATGTAGCGCTCCACCTGTTCTTTAGTGAGCTCTTGCAAAAGTACTTGGGCGCTGTATTGGGCTATCTCTTGTAGCCAATCTTCTATCTGGTCTTTGAATTCAAATACGCGCCCAGATAAGGCTCTTTGCAAGATGTTGGCTTCGGTGGCTGTCTTGGGTCGCACGACGGTGGAGCGCGCAGCATCTTGAAGGCCAGTGACTTGCTCCCAGTCATAACGCACTGCGCTGGTGTCATAGACAATCGGGTCGATCTTGGGATGCCCTCTAGGGATGATGACTTGGTTTAGAGGCTTACCTTCAGTATCGACAATCGTGATCTCACCGAATCTTGAATCCGAGTGCTTTTTGATGGTCTTTTCATTGATATCGGCTGATGCTACCCACCCCGGAATGCAGAGGTCTCGATGTTGATTAAACCGATCCCTGGCTTCGTTATGTTCATCCTGCAATCGCTCAGTCAGATCAACCAGGCTTGGACCAACGAACTGACCATCGACTACTTGGTATGGCAATAAGAAGAATGGGTACCAGCGCTCTCCTGCCCTGGGTGGTGAATAAGGTGCACGAAGCCATTCAGTCGCGCCCTCCACCATGGTGTAAACACGTTGGGTGGCTCTATCCCAGATCTCTAGCACTGCTATTTGCTGATCATCAGTCACTAAGCCTGAACCAGCATTCATCTGCATTGAGGCTAAGCGTTTAGCTTTCTTATGGGATGGTTCGCCTTGGCCAGGTTGATAGATCTTGGCATTAGCTAAGTTCTTTTTATAGAGCGCTTCTGCTTGGCCGCGCTTCATTGGGATGATTTGGCAGATCCAATCGGCATCGGTGTAATCCCAGAACTCGCAGATCGAGGGATCGATGAGGAGGTTTTCTGTAAGGACTCTGTCGATTACTAAGCCTTCAGCCGATTGCACTTCTGATTGCTCATGCAAGGATTTGATAAGCTCTTCTAGCTCTGCTCTCTTGGCATCATGATGATGGGCTTGATCTGAATCTTGGAGATCCCTCTCTAACTCCTTGATGGCCAGCAGATTTTCCTCTGCATCGTTGATACGGCTTTGGATATATCCGTCTTTGCTTGGATCTCTTTGATACATCACCTTGAGAATGCCAAAGCTGCAGGTCAGCGCTGCTCTTACGGTGGACTTTGCTCGATTCTTAAGCTGCGCATGCTCTAAGGCTCTATTGGTGACCTTATCTAGCGTTTTACAGAAGAGCTTGATATCCGCACCCGAGTGGGTTGGCGTAGTAGATATTTCTGGGTTGCGTGCATAGACGTTAGGCAGTACTGCCGAGATGGTGCCGTGTATGAGATTGGCTCTTAGGCTATAGAAGTCTTTGCCAGTAGGGTCGGCATTCCAGTTAAAGCCAGCTACTGTGTTGCGGTTGTGTCTTACGCGTTTATGAAATGTTGCCCAGTGAGCGCGCGCATGCGTGATGCGGGCGGTCCATTTTTGTTGGAGGGCTTTTGAGTCTTGGGGCACATCCTCTTTATAAAATCAGGATGCGTAGTCAAAGACTTTATCTAGAATAAATCTTTGCCATGTCAATGAGCGCCCAGCACTTCACCAACGATATCGCCATCCGCAATGCTAAATAAAATCATCTCTACTTTGGTAACCCCAAATTTATCATTTTGCCCAAAGACTTGGTTCGCTATTTCGATCAAAATATTGCAGTAGTTCTGGTATGCATATCCCTGATCTATATAAACCTCTTTCCCAAGAGAATTAATCATTGATGACTTCATTGACTTTTCACTGTTCATCCTTTTGTTGAGCTCTTCCTTAAAGACTAATTTGATTCTTTCGGATCCAAGCACTCTTTTATAGAGCTCTTGCTCATATGAGAAAAAATTAATCAGAGAATTTCGCCCCTCCGAGGCCGGAAAGAATTTTCCAGAATGACCCTCCTTAAATAATAGCCAATTAAGACTGTAGATAACCCTCACATCATAAATAGCGCGTCTTTCTGGGTATTGAAATGCCAGGGCCTTTGACCAACTCGCAATCCTAGAAAATTCAAACTTTCCATCATTGTCATGATGAGTCTTAATCGCCCCGGCAATGCTAGCGGTTAAATTTTCATCCTTACCAGTCTTAATCCCACCCCAGTTTTTTACTATCCACTCATATGTAGATTTTTTATTTTCTGCATTGCACGTATTTAAGTATTCCTCAAGCAATGCTCTTAACTTAATAGTTTTTCCATAAGAACTTAATATTTCACTATTGGAGGATTTCTGCAAGATTTCGCTAAATCCATCGCGTAACTCATTAGGCAACTCTGGAAGCGACCACTTATAAATCCTTGCTAAGGCATCTGGACTCTCGTAATTTTGAAGTTTTTTAGCTATTTTTTTAACAATTTCAACGGGAAAAATATCCGAGCTTTTATTTTCTGCTATCAATTTTTAACTCCAGAAAAAGCATGTGTAATTTTGATCATAGCTAGGGTGTCTTGCTCGCAATACTTTAATAACCCCTCATGCATTTGTTTTCTTTTTTCATCGCCGGTTTTTGTATCAATAATTTCTCGATAAGCGTCTTGCGCCATTCCACCATTTCCAACCAGAAGATTAGAGTAATTGAGTTCAGGCGCAATAGTTGGCAACACTGCCTTTATGGACCATGAGCCCTTCATATCGGGATGGTAATAATGATTTCTAGCAATCGGCAATAAATCAAATAATCTATCCACTGCAGCTAAAAGTGCCGTAGATAGATCTGGAAAATAAGTAGCAAGCTCTTTCATGCGAGCACCTTCAAAAGGGGCGTTATAGACAACTATTGGCCCACCCTCACCCAGGACATTTACAAGACTCTCGGCAAAAGCTCTGCGGGGATCAGAACCAGTTGTATCCAAAAATTCTTGGTGGGTAATATTTCCTTGTGCATCCTCAACGTGACATGACCACTGGAAAGGCAATTGTGTATATGGGCTGGTATTAGCCCACACAGGAACAGCAAAGGCTATCGTTTCAAAATCAAGATAATAACGAGGGTACGCAAGCGCCTGAACCAATTGGGTAGCTTCATCATCTAACTCAGGAAGACCACTTAAACTACTTCGGTGAACTCGTATATGCTTTGGATTTTCAAATCGTTCGGCAGGCACTTCACGCAAATCCTTATACCCCTCAGATTTAAGCTTGGATGCCAAGGCTTTGCCATAAGGCAGAATGCTAACTGGGTACTCAACATCCATCTCCTGAGGTGCGCAATGCTCTTGAAATGAGCACTCAAATGGACTAGAACATTGGCTTCCTGGCTTGGTGTCGGGCTCATCCTTGAGACTCAATGTTGCTTTGGCGGACTCAACCCACTCATTCACCTCATCCGGTACCGCAACCTCCTCCGTTAAATCAACCTCCGAAAACAATCCCTGGTAATTTGCATATCCAGGGTAAACAAAGGAGGAATTGATGTGCGCAAGTGCTACACGCGTTGGGGTCATCCCCGCACGACTCATAACCCATGATTGCACCTTGACATCCTCAAGGTGATACTCTTTCATTGACGTCGATGACTTAACCTCAACCAAGCGATAACCTTTTGCATCCGGCAATAGTAAATCCACGCGCACCAAGACATCATCAGCAATAAATGCTGCCTCAAAAATCGGTACGGTTGCACCCTGTAAAGCCTCAGCCGTTTGAGATAGCGCCTTATCTTTATTCAAGGTCTCAATAAAGATTCCCCCTGGATGAATCTTACGGGCAATATCACCCACTGCATTTCCATCTCTAAAACGAGCCATTGAGGACTCATCCTCAATGGCCAACTCAGGCCTATTAACCTGAAGCCAAAGACGACGGGGGCACTGTCTATTGAGCAGAATTTTTGATTTAGTAAGTTTGGACATAGCGATCCTAGGTGTATTTATTAACTGCCCTCTTCAGGCTAGCAAGAATTTCATTAGCCAAGCCTGATGGCTTTAACACTCTGATGTCATCGCCTTTTGAGAGAATCCACCAACGCAATTGCCAGCTATCAATAACAGTGGCAGCAAGGTGAATTTCACCTTTCTTTTCTGTAATTTTTTGATCTTTGGAAATTCGTGTTTCTTCAAGGATTCTTGCAAGATTGCTTGAAATGAATGCGTTGAGTGTTATGGGTTTTCCACCCCCAAATTGCATGGCTCCATCCTCCACATACTTAAACAAGTCAAAACCTTTAAGTTTCTGAGCTCGCTCATATAAAGACTCAGCTTTTTTAATGCGATGTAGAGCATATAAACGTACATCCTTGTATTCAAAAGCTGTAGCAACTAAGTATGTAACAGTGCCCCGGACTATCAAGCCTAGAGGATTAAGAGTTAACTCAGCCTCCTTTAGATTATTTCCGGAATACAACACCTGAATTTGGTCATCCTGCAAAAGAGCCGTTTGCACAACCTCAAGCACATCAACACCCACATCAGGAGGCAACAAAGCTAAGTTTGGTTGAACGGTTTTAACCTTATCAATCCACCTAGCCGTTTTATTACCCCCCTTTAATGCAGCTAATTTTGATTGGGCCTGCGCAAACTTAGAGCCCAACGCCCTCTTCACTGAAGAAGGCAGCAATGGCTCCAAGGTTTCCTCAATCACTTTTAAAGATAGCGCCTCTGCTAGGGTAAGGCCCGGTAAATCTGCCGATCCATTATTTGGCCATAACCACCCATAAGGCATGCTTGCGTCATTGCACTGAAGGCCGAAGACCTCCTGTAAATCCAATAAATCTCTTTCAACTTGGCGCTTGCTGACGACATATCCGGACTCACCAAGAGCAATCGTTAACTCCTTAGCAGATCTACCCGATCCTCGAGTTGGGAGGAGTTTTAGAAGCTCCCATTGCCTAGCAAGGGTATTTCGGGTCTTATTTGAGGGCATTTAGACTTCCTTGGGCTTGCCAATTAGGATACGTGGATTGCCGCCAACAAATTCCACTTTTATTTTATTTCCCCACCCCCAATTGGGTAACCTTGAAACGATTTTTGAAAAATCCTTTTGATACAGCTCATTTCCAAATTTCGGCTCGTCATTAATTACCTGGACATCAAAAATCTTTCTTCCAGGAACAAGTTGCGATTCAAACCAGGCATTAATTTTTACAACAACTTTAGCAATACCATTTACTAATCCTACGCCATACTCGTCCCGTAATCCAATCTGACAAAGATGCCGCTTATCAATAACCCAATGACCACTGACCGCATCCTGATAACTTTTTCCCGACTTAGTAGCCTTATCGATATTAAAAATCCATACATGTGGAATATCAATTTTCGGAGATACCTCCACGGGGATAACCTCAAATAGATTCTCCTTGGTAACTATCCCACGCGAACTTTGACCGCGTCCAGAATCCTTATTGGCAAGCCCGCCCTTATGAGGCCCTTGAATTCCTAAATCAAATAGATCAATAAATGCGGCCTCAACATCATGAACACTTTCCTCATCTTTAAGATTTCGCCTAATAATAATTAGCTCTACATCCTTGCCCAATCCGTTAATCTCGATTATTTTTGCAAGTTTAGGATGCTTGCTCAGATCCTTATTTAACTTTTGTGCTGTCTGCGCTTCTTTTAGATGATCATTTGGCCTAGAGTTGCCTAGACCATCTTTGCCTCCGGCTTTGCCTATATAAAATATTCTGTCATCACGAGGGTCAACCAGCGCATAGACGTAGTAGCCCAACTTATCTTCGTGAAATTTTCCACCCCAAAAAGCAGTTTGAAGGTTGCTCATAGTATGACCCTTAATTCACAGTTAGTTATTTTTTGCATAGTCAATATCTGACTGATAAATAGATTTATCAAAAATATATTCAATATTACATCCTTAATGCGTCATATTAAGTCGCATTAATTTAAATCTTGAATAGACATATGCGACCTATTTTGTCGTATATGTCTCATAGACTAGCTCCATACCAAAGGAGCTAGCAATGAAATCTACTTATCAAACAAATTCAAAAGCGCATTTGTCAAAATCAACCACTTGGCAGGAGTTTGGGCATATAGAGCCCATTAGAAACTGGTCACTTGAATTAAAGAAGGCAATATCCAAAGGGATAAGCAATGAAGAATGGGCGATTACTGGACGAGCAGTCATGATTCTGCAAGCGAATGATGTCTTTAATCATTCACTATTGACTCAGATCGCCAACGAATCTGGGATGAAGCTCCATACAGCCACGTCTGAGGAATTCGTCAATATGGTGAATTTTGGCTCTTACTCAAGCGAAAGCGGTGCAAACCTAATTTACATTCCCCAGGGAGAGTGGTCTGCAGCATCTACATCTGACAATTGCCCAAGCGCTGACATTATCAAATTCAGAAAAGAGTTGCCTTCTTATCTTGCAGGTATAGATTCTAAATATCCTATTGCCTTCATTACATCAGGAAACGCTTATTCGGAATTAGATGAATCCTTGCGCCAAGTGGGATCGTTTGATAGAAGATTCTCAATTCCTAAACCAAGCTTAACTTCCAGGGGACAAAAATTCATCAGCCTGATTGGAAAAGATATATGTAACAGCTCTCTCAAACTACACCCAGGAAAGGTTGGGAAGCTTTTGGAGATTAACTTTGATGATGGGAGGCGCCAAGAATTAATTGCCTTAGGGATGAAACGCGTCCACGCAAAGGAGTCGAGAAAATTAGAGTTTAATGACTTGGTTTATTTTGCTCTTCATGGGAGCGTAGAAACAGAGAGATTGAAGCATGAGAATATTTCACTCCTAAAGCGTGTTGCAATTCATGAGGCAGGGCATGCGCTAGTGGCACTGATTGATTCCAGTGGCTCCAATATTCCCGAATATTTAACTGTCATGCCTTTTGAGGATAGCGCAGGATTAGCATGCGACTCGTACTCTTATCACCATGAAATTGATGGCCAACAAACCTTTAAAAGTCTGCGCCACAAAATTCGCATCCAGCTGGCAGGTCGCGCTGCTGAGGAGATTTTTTATGGCCCTGAAAATATTAGCGCATGGGGACCTAGGTCTGATTTAGTCAATGCAACCAGGAATGCAAAAAAACTAATCGCAATATGTGGCTTTTCATCAAACATGGAATGTCGGGAATCCAATACCGAGAATCTAGCTGTTATTGATGAGGATGCCAGTCCTGCAGAAGACGCATACGTTGTAAAAAAAGTACGTCAACTGCTTGCGCAGGAATACAAGGTAGTCAGATCGATTATTGAGGCCAATCAGTCCCTCGCCATTAAAATCCAAAAGGAGCTCTTAAAGAAAACCGTCTTAAGCCAAGCAGAACTCAAGAATTTACTTGGTCAGGTAGTTGCATCCTAAGCCGCAGAAATATGATCTATGATTTGTCAGACCACCCCTCAGCGCGCCTCGCTCGCATTACCCCATACCTAGTTGCATCCCAAGCATGGTCCTCGGCATCCGTATCCACATCTTCTGGGTTTAATGAGTCTGGTGGTAATTGGGGGATAGTTCTTAGCCAATGCTTACAGGTTGAGAAGATCTTGAGTCTGTCTTCAGCTAATAGCCGAATGATTTCTTGAGCACCATTCACTCTGCTTCTGGGAGCGTTATAGGCCTCGGTCCACTTGACCTCTTTATCCCTAAAGATCTGGCCAATGGATCTCTCTGCCCCAATCTTTGAGAAGATGGATGGGTCAGCTAGGTTCATGCGATATTCATAGCCAAGGCGTTGGTCATGAATTTCTATCTTTTTGATCTTCTCCGCCACAACCGTTGCATCCTCTCTAGTGCCGGTGTTTTCTTTATCTCCATATCCATAGAGCTCTCGCCATAGGTAATAGACTCCATCGTTAGATAAAGCAAACCAATAGACGGCATATGGCCTGGCATATCCCCAATCCATAGATCGCCAGATCTTCCAAGTCGGTGGAATTGCGAAGGGTTCTACAACGTGCTTAGAGGGCTGCCACACGCCTTCCAAGAAACTTCCCACGTGGATATCCCAATCACCCTCTAACCAGGCTCTGCGCCTGTTTGGGTCGCTTAGCGACTCAAGGCTCATCAGGTAGTTCGGGTCGTTTTTGAGAAGGTGGGTGTTCTCATAAATCGTCGAATGAATTCTGACTCTGGGGAGTGCGCCTTCTTGTCTGATGATTTGCCCCGCCGGTATTGTCCCAATCTGAAATCTTTCCTTCACGGATGCATGACCTACTCCAAATGGATTGCAAGTAGCTCGCACCATCCTTGGCATTCCAGGATGAGATGACCTACAGGTGGAATGCATGGCTTCGTAGAAAGAAAGATTGCGCCAGTTAGTGAGCTCTTCAAATCCTAGCCATGGGTATTCATGACCATGGTAATTCCAGTAGTCGTCTTCATTAGCTCCATAACGAAAGTAAAGCATCTCTCCAGTTGGCCACTTCCACACATAGTCAGATTCATTGAACTTGGCGCCTGGAAAGATTTGATAGAACCAGCGCTTGCTCTTGGCCACTACATCAGCCAATTGTGGATAGGTCAATCGAAAGAGTGTGCCGCGCCAATGATCCCCGAAGCCTCTACCTACATGTTGGGCATAGCTCATGAGCAAGGTATCTGTCTTACCCCCTCCTCTGGTGCCCTCCAGCAATACTTCATAAACAGGGCATGTCAGAAATAAAGTCTGGCTACCGGGCAATGGCGCCCAGATGGTTTTCATTGGTTTTGTTTAATTCAGTAGTGTTTTGCTTTGGCAGCTTGCTCCCACTCGTCTATGCTCAT
This genomic window contains:
- a CDS encoding phage major capsid protein — encoded protein: MPISNTDLQELAKVSLDEYLRNLPVDQIAVERPFLKKLMEGRKSLLGAKQNVVENIRKEHGSNFSWAFGEETVKFNKRNTTEQASFPWRRAVDGLYIDYDRLFSNGIKVREGGARGFQLEYNERVQLINLLDEQLEVLREGFLNKLDLELHRDGSHGADAVVGLDSLVSLAPDAGTVGGIDRAKASYWRNYAVKDIASTSPGNLVGEMETGWRQCIKHGGSPDFIIAGGKFIDTYRKQVTVTHIAGSGETKYIDAGVGAGVNTGLAFKGVEIIWDPQFDELDAMANRTVEWSKRCYFLNTRFMKLRDDDLDIVAPIRPHDTLAMYAMVNLRCALSISRANAHAVLAIQ
- a CDS encoding DUF6088 family protein, which codes for MKALVNAKIPLNALIARRISRSQADKVWTAKDFLDLGNRSAVDKTLQRLTNKGDLRRIDHGLYDRPRVNPLTGKTSQPNYQNVIWAIARRDSARMLIDGMTAANDLGLTNAVPGKVIVHTDARIKPVQIGNLTIQFKLASPSKLIWANRPAMRIVQALHWLKDGIKQKDPSAQADIKAALSRIFNDPKAGASIARDLKKDLSHLPAWMHPLLKGLSSDLPQIALSH
- a CDS encoding nucleotidyl transferase AbiEii/AbiGii toxin family protein; amino-acid sequence: MNSNFLKVLQASESDRRNLFLETAVRLGTPLRNVEKDFWVCFVLDLLFNGKSDGEPRLLFKGGTSLSKAYDLISRFSEDIDITVYREDIGHSTDIATIQGWGRNKRNEYLDTIKTACSAYILGALKDRLTLQIQNELNEAGISMPALKVVIDVTDKDQQTLLVEYPSLEASGKDDYIESKVKIEAGAKSALDPSRLITINPYVAQEFIGGDLSVPNVNCIAPERTFWDKAVIAHGLRARFEARGSLRNDGNRISRHYYDLHMLLNNAVGQNAIKDMNLGKECALHASIFFFDKDSKQSVAAEGSFLIYPSDDMIPALRRDYEQMSTMIFGQTPTFDEILKTIQSASAQLQGN
- a CDS encoding DUF2779 domain-containing protein yields the protein MSKLTKSKILLNRQCPRRLWLQVNRPELAIEDESSMARFRDGNAVGDIARKIHPGGIFIETLNKDKALSQTAEALQGATVPIFEAAFIADDVLVRVDLLLPDAKGYRLVEVKSSTSMKEYHLEDVKVQSWVMSRAGMTPTRVALAHINSSFVYPGYANYQGLFSEVDLTEEVAVPDEVNEWVESAKATLSLKDEPDTKPGSQCSSPFECSFQEHCAPQEMDVEYPVSILPYGKALASKLKSEGYKDLREVPAERFENPKHIRVHRSSLSGLPELDDEATQLVQALAYPRYYLDFETIAFAVPVWANTSPYTQLPFQWSCHVEDAQGNITHQEFLDTTGSDPRRAFAESLVNVLGEGGPIVVYNAPFEGARMKELATYFPDLSTALLAAVDRLFDLLPIARNHYYHPDMKGSWSIKAVLPTIAPELNYSNLLVGNGGMAQDAYREIIDTKTGDEKRKQMHEGLLKYCEQDTLAMIKITHAFSGVKN
- a CDS encoding helix-turn-helix transcriptional regulator translates to MPSNKTRNTLARQWELLKLLPTRGSGRSAKELTIALGESGYVVSKRQVERDLLDLQEVFGLQCNDASMPYGWLWPNNGSADLPGLTLAEALSLKVIEETLEPLLPSSVKRALGSKFAQAQSKLAALKGGNKTARWIDKVKTVQPNLALLPPDVGVDVLEVVQTALLQDDQIQVLYSGNNLKEAELTLNPLGLIVRGTVTYLVATAFEYKDVRLYALHRIKKAESLYERAQKLKGFDLFKYVEDGAMQFGGGKPITLNAFISSNLARILEETRISKDQKITEKKGEIHLAATVIDSWQLRWWILSKGDDIRVLKPSGLANEILASLKRAVNKYT
- a CDS encoding LEM-3-like GIY-YIG domain-containing protein, with protein sequence MSNLQTAFWGGKFHEDKLGYYVYALVDPRDDRIFYIGKAGGKDGLGNSRPNDHLKEAQTAQKLNKDLSKHPKLAKIIEINGLGKDVELIIIRRNLKDEESVHDVEAAFIDLFDLGIQGPHKGGLANKDSGRGQSSRGIVTKENLFEVIPVEVSPKIDIPHVWIFNIDKATKSGKSYQDAVSGHWVIDKRHLCQIGLRDEYGVGLVNGIAKVVVKINAWFESQLVPGRKIFDVQVINDEPKFGNELYQKDFSKIVSRLPNWGWGNKIKVEFVGGNPRILIGKPKEV